Proteins from a genomic interval of Hoplias malabaricus isolate fHopMal1 chromosome 13, fHopMal1.hap1, whole genome shotgun sequence:
- the LOC136664469 gene encoding GTPase IMAP family member 4-like has translation MASREPEIQPPDLRIVLTGKTGVGKSATGNTILGKEEFYKSVSSKSVTKACQKATTIVDGTCIAVVDTPGWCDTDFTEDQLVQETVRCIDMSYPGPHVFLVVVAIGRFTKEEAEVVKMIEEVFGEEASKYTMILFTRGDDLEDTSMEDFVREAAVDLKNFIDKCGGRYHVFNNKAKDKSYQVSQLLQKIENMINYNGGTCYTNTTFKMLEKYKKKEAELLQKIQLLELELKEEKEKQKQGELMHRMVNLSIDENQKAVNISDLELQLINLEGMRRRQIKDQITCKVS, from the exons ATGGCATCCAGAGAACCAG AAATACAGCCACCAGACTTAAGAATAGTTCTGACTGGAAAAACAGGTGTTGGAAAAAGTGCTACAGGAAACACCATTCTTGGTAAAGAAGAATTCTACAAATCTGTCTCTTCTAAATCAGTGACAAAAGCTTGCCAGAAAGCTACTACTATAGTTGATGGAACGTGCATAGCAGTGGTAGACACTCCTGGATGGTGTGATACAGATTTCACTGAAGATCAGTTAGTCCAGGAAACAGTCAGGTGTATCGACATGTCTTATCCTGGGCCTCACGTCTTCTTAGTGGTGGTGGCAATTGGTCGGTTCACTAAAGAAGAAGCTGAAGTTGTCAAAATGATAGAGGAAGTCTTTGGGGAAGAAGCATCCAAATACACAATGATTCTGTTCACAAGAGGAGATGACCTGGAGGATACAAGCATGGAGGACTTTGTGAGAGAGGCTGCAGTAGATCTGAAGAATTTCATTGATAAATGTGGAGGCCGATACCATGTCTTCAACAATAAAGCAAAGGACAAAAGTTACCAAGTGTCTCAACTGCTGCAGAAGATAGAAAACATGATCAATTACAATGGGGGCACGTGCTACACCAACACAACATTCAAGATGCTggaaaaatacaagaaaaaagaGGCTGAACTTCTTCAGAAAATCCAGTTACTCGAACTGGAGTTaaaagaggagaaggagaagcagAAACAGGGTGAACTGATGCACAGAATGGTGAATCTAAGTATTGATGAAaatcagaaagctgtaaacataAGTGACCTAGAATTACAGCTGATTAACTTAGAGGGCATGAGACGTAGACAGATAAAAGACCAAATAACATGTAAAGTCTCCTGA